One stretch of Synechococcus sp. HK05 DNA includes these proteins:
- the asnB gene encoding asparagine synthase (glutamine-hydrolyzing): MCGIGGIFHNNSRQAIDPQLLVNMAAIQVHRGPDGFGIRQFDDAGVGFCHARLSIIDLNENRARQPFSSSDEQLLMAHNGEFYDFQRIRADLTARGVRFSSKSDSEILLRLYQQQGLERTLPQLRGEFAFSLYDRSEDSLYLVRDRFGIKPQYWCLTPEGLVFGSELKVLFAHPAVERRFTSEGLFHQLMQTMVPGSTAFAGIHQVKPGHVLKVQRRDGALQVSEWCYWDLNFPREGERDRSLGEQHHIEAIRAALLEAVELRMVADVPVGCYLSGGIDSCSILGLAAAVSQSPVKAFTIGFDDARYDETPIAREMAEATGAEQDVLRLSGEQLYGWMERTIWHTERTIYNTLAVAKFLMSRHVNDVHYKVVMTGEGSDELFGGYPAFRRDMYLHGLDDLPEQERRACQELLEQSNALVQGAMLAANQIDDPDLDAVVGFTPSCLQPWLACAPLVPALLAEAHRTALEGYAPGKAIAEQLNPEQLEGRHALDRAQYVWIKTMLEGQILTWGGDRVDMAHSMEARPAFLDHHLAEVAVQVPPELRIKGKTEKYVLREAMAGLLPEVLYKREKFAFMAPPAHTEPKKWQQMKELANAYLSDAAIAEAGLLSAEGVKALFARHDDPATSDAERVQMDAVINHLLGVQMLHRMFIADDIPAKARAMADELGWHPEVSPSLHGHRQQQEILC; encoded by the coding sequence ATGTGCGGCATCGGCGGAATCTTTCACAACAACTCCCGGCAGGCGATCGACCCGCAGCTGCTGGTGAACATGGCGGCGATCCAAGTGCATCGCGGCCCGGATGGTTTCGGCATCCGGCAGTTCGACGACGCTGGCGTGGGCTTCTGCCATGCCCGCCTCTCGATCATCGACCTAAATGAAAACCGGGCGCGCCAGCCCTTCAGCAGCAGCGATGAGCAGCTGCTGATGGCCCACAACGGCGAGTTTTACGACTTTCAGCGCATCCGCGCCGATCTCACTGCCCGCGGTGTGCGCTTCAGCAGCAAGAGCGATTCCGAAATCCTGCTGCGCCTGTATCAACAACAGGGGCTGGAGCGCACCCTGCCGCAACTGCGCGGTGAATTCGCCTTCTCCCTCTACGACCGCAGCGAGGACAGCCTCTATCTGGTGCGCGACCGCTTCGGCATCAAACCGCAGTACTGGTGCCTCACCCCCGAAGGCCTGGTGTTCGGGTCCGAGCTGAAGGTGCTGTTTGCCCATCCAGCGGTGGAGCGGCGCTTCACCTCCGAAGGCCTCTTCCACCAGCTGATGCAAACAATGGTGCCCGGCAGTACCGCCTTCGCCGGCATCCACCAGGTGAAGCCCGGCCATGTGCTGAAGGTGCAGCGGCGCGATGGAGCCCTGCAGGTGTCGGAATGGTGTTACTGGGATCTCAACTTCCCGCGCGAGGGCGAACGCGACCGCAGCCTGGGGGAACAGCACCACATCGAAGCGATCCGCGCCGCCCTGCTGGAAGCGGTGGAACTGCGGATGGTGGCCGATGTGCCCGTGGGTTGCTACCTCTCCGGCGGCATCGACAGCTGCTCCATCCTCGGCCTAGCGGCGGCGGTGAGCCAGAGCCCGGTGAAGGCCTTCACCATCGGCTTCGACGATGCCCGCTACGACGAAACGCCGATCGCCCGTGAGATGGCGGAGGCCACAGGGGCTGAACAGGATGTGCTGCGCCTCTCTGGCGAGCAGCTGTACGGCTGGATGGAACGGACCATCTGGCACACGGAGCGCACCATCTACAACACCCTGGCGGTGGCGAAGTTTCTGATGAGCCGCCACGTGAACGACGTTCATTACAAGGTGGTGATGACCGGGGAAGGCTCCGATGAGCTGTTCGGCGGCTATCCCGCCTTCCGGCGCGACATGTATCTGCACGGCCTCGACGATCTGCCGGAGCAGGAGCGACGCGCCTGCCAAGAGCTGCTGGAGCAGTCGAACGCGTTGGTGCAGGGGGCGATGCTGGCTGCCAACCAGATCGACGATCCCGATCTCGATGCGGTGGTGGGCTTCACCCCCAGCTGCCTTCAACCCTGGCTGGCCTGCGCACCCCTGGTGCCGGCCCTGCTAGCGGAAGCCCATCGCACCGCCCTGGAGGGCTATGCCCCGGGCAAAGCGATCGCTGAGCAACTCAATCCCGAGCAGCTGGAAGGGCGTCACGCCCTGGATCGCGCCCAGTACGTGTGGATCAAAACCATGCTGGAGGGGCAGATCCTCACCTGGGGTGGCGATCGGGTCGACATGGCCCATTCGATGGAAGCGCGGCCGGCGTTCCTCGATCACCACCTCGCGGAGGTGGCGGTGCAGGTGCCACCGGAGCTGCGCATCAAGGGCAAAACCGAGAAATATGTGCTGCGTGAAGCGATGGCCGGTTTGCTGCCGGAGGTGCTCTACAAGCGTGAGAAATTCGCCTTCATGGCACCGCCGGCCCATACCGAGCCCAAGAAGTGGCAGCAGATGAAGGAGCTGGCTAACGCCTATCTCAGCGATGCAGCGATTGCTGAGGCCGGCCTGCTGAGCGCGGAAGGCGTGAAGGCCCTCTTCGCCCGCCACGACGACCCGGCCACCAGCGATGCCGAACGGGTGCAAATGGATGCCGTGATCAACCACCTGCTGGGGGTGCAGATGCTGCATCGGATGTTCATCGCCGACGACATCCCCGCCAAAGCGCGCGCCATGGCCGATGAGCTGGGCTGGCATCCCGAAGTGTCGCCTTCACTACACGGCCATCGGCAGCAACAGGAGATCCTCTGCTGA
- a CDS encoding Zn-dependent hydrolase — MSVATPVAPRLQANGLRLLAAIESMAEVGAQPDGSVCRRGFSPDDRRGRERLGSWLQEAGLSVRVDAAGNLIARREGLEPTLPALVTGSHLDTVPTGGRYDGALGVIAGLEVVRCLNDANHQLRHPLELVVFADEESTMVGCKGMCGVASADPADYTTSNGESIERNLAHLGGDWAHLSQARRSDQAIAAFVELHVEQGGVLEQRQHSIGVVEGVVGQRRFTIRVHGQANHAGTTPMGERQDALVAAAQVVLVVQQLAAAHPGDPVATVGRLDVWPNAANVVPGEVVMSVDLRDLSGEVLSQLELELREQLTHIEARSGCSVLIEPQFEVKPTPADPTVMATIARCAADLGYSASPLPSRASHDAQEMGRRWPMGMIFVPSHRGLSHSAAEFTSLEQCVAGTNVLLASLLELDQELNPGPTP; from the coding sequence TTGTCTGTCGCCACCCCGGTTGCTCCGCGTCTGCAAGCCAATGGCTTGAGGCTGCTGGCCGCCATCGAATCGATGGCGGAGGTGGGCGCCCAGCCAGACGGCAGCGTGTGCCGGCGCGGGTTCAGCCCCGATGATCGCCGCGGCCGTGAACGGTTGGGCAGCTGGCTCCAGGAGGCTGGGCTCAGCGTGCGGGTGGATGCAGCCGGCAATCTGATCGCCCGCCGCGAAGGGCTCGAGCCCACGCTGCCGGCTCTGGTGACGGGCTCACACCTCGACACGGTGCCCACCGGCGGCCGCTACGACGGAGCGCTGGGGGTGATCGCCGGCCTGGAGGTGGTGCGCTGCCTGAACGACGCCAATCACCAGCTGCGCCACCCCTTGGAGCTGGTGGTGTTTGCCGACGAGGAATCCACGATGGTGGGCTGCAAAGGCATGTGCGGTGTGGCCAGTGCCGATCCGGCCGACTACACCACCAGCAACGGCGAATCGATCGAACGCAACCTGGCGCACCTGGGCGGCGACTGGGCCCATCTCAGCCAGGCCCGCCGCAGCGACCAGGCCATCGCCGCGTTTGTGGAGCTGCATGTGGAGCAGGGGGGCGTGCTTGAGCAGCGCCAACACAGCATCGGCGTGGTGGAAGGGGTGGTGGGGCAACGGCGCTTCACCATCCGCGTGCACGGACAGGCGAACCACGCCGGCACCACGCCCATGGGCGAGCGCCAGGATGCCTTGGTGGCTGCTGCCCAGGTGGTGCTGGTGGTGCAGCAGCTGGCTGCAGCGCACCCGGGTGATCCCGTGGCCACCGTGGGGCGCCTGGATGTTTGGCCCAACGCCGCCAATGTTGTGCCCGGTGAGGTGGTGATGAGCGTCGACCTGCGCGACCTCAGCGGCGAGGTTCTCAGCCAGCTCGAACTGGAGCTGCGTGAACAGCTCACGCACATCGAGGCCCGCAGCGGCTGCAGCGTGTTGATCGAGCCCCAATTTGAGGTGAAGCCCACCCCGGCCGACCCCACCGTGATGGCCACCATTGCGCGCTGCGCGGCCGATCTGGGCTACAGCGCCAGCCCCTTACCCAGCCGGGCCAGCCACGATGCCCAGGAGATGGGGCGGCGCTGGCCGATGGGCATGATTTTCGTTCCCAGTCACCGGGGTCTCAGCCACTCCGCCGCGGAATTCACCAGCCTGGAGCAATGCGTGGCTGGCACAAACGTGCTGCTCGCAAGCCTGCTCGAGCTGGATCAGGAGCTCAATCCAGGCCCAACGCCATGA
- a CDS encoding DUF1028 domain-containing protein → MTFSILARDPSNGRFGVAVATCHLAVGSTVPHIRSGVGAVATQAHTNPYLGICGLERLEQNLSADAVKASLLRDDPQRERRQFHLIDARGHTAAWTGADCGPWAGHRSRDGVAVAGNLLEGEAVLIAMEEAFLTSNPSWKLGRRLMHALQAGEAAGGDRRSSQATSAALQVSGEAAFPLLDLRIDYHDCAVLELAQLYERSQLLWAQAWRDELAERPMLNREVA, encoded by the coding sequence ATGACCTTTTCGATCCTGGCGCGGGATCCCAGCAACGGGCGCTTCGGCGTGGCCGTGGCCACCTGCCATCTCGCGGTGGGCTCCACGGTGCCCCACATCCGCTCCGGGGTTGGAGCCGTGGCTACCCAGGCCCACACCAATCCCTACCTGGGCATCTGCGGGCTCGAGCGGCTGGAGCAAAACCTGAGCGCCGACGCCGTGAAAGCCAGCCTTCTGCGCGACGACCCCCAGCGCGAGCGCCGGCAGTTTCATCTGATCGACGCCCGCGGTCACACCGCCGCCTGGACCGGCGCCGACTGCGGCCCTTGGGCTGGCCATCGCAGCCGCGATGGGGTGGCTGTTGCCGGCAATCTGCTGGAGGGGGAAGCCGTGCTGATCGCCATGGAAGAGGCGTTTCTCACCAGTAACCCCAGCTGGAAACTCGGCCGGCGCCTGATGCATGCGCTGCAGGCTGGTGAAGCGGCCGGTGGCGACCGTCGCTCCAGCCAGGCCACCTCAGCCGCGCTGCAGGTGAGCGGTGAAGCGGCCTTCCCCTTACTGGATCTCCGCATCGACTACCACGACTGCGCCGTGCTCGAGCTGGCCCAGCTCTACGAGCGCAGCCAACTGCTCTGGGCTCAGGCCTGGCGCGACGAGCTGGCCGAGCGACCGATGCTCAACCGAGAAGTGGCTTGA
- the thiD gene encoding bifunctional hydroxymethylpyrimidine kinase/phosphomethylpyrimidine kinase, with translation MVPAIALSIGGSDSGGGAGIQADLKTFLALQVHGCSAITCVTAQNTCGVNRVDGLPPEALTAQIEAVLSDLPVAALKTGMLLNRALIQATAAALRPLAIPRLIDPVMVSRAGSVLLEADAIEAYQRELLPLAELITPNIHEARLLSGLPVQSAVDVERAAAALLELGSGAVLIKGGGLADLRGCDYLLQRQGSGQWLRHAPVDTPHSHGSGCTLGAAITAFQARGVPLPDAVQQAKRFVEQGLRFGLAIGSGQGPLCHWHPWLDSDG, from the coding sequence ATGGTTCCAGCGATCGCCCTCTCGATCGGTGGCAGTGATTCCGGTGGCGGTGCCGGCATCCAGGCCGATCTGAAAACGTTTTTGGCCCTGCAGGTGCATGGCTGCTCGGCCATCACCTGTGTGACGGCGCAGAACACCTGTGGTGTGAACCGCGTGGATGGCCTACCCCCCGAGGCCCTGACCGCCCAGATCGAAGCTGTGTTGAGCGATCTGCCGGTGGCGGCTCTGAAAACCGGGATGCTGCTCAATCGAGCGCTGATCCAGGCCACGGCCGCCGCGCTGCGCCCACTGGCCATTCCGCGGCTGATTGACCCGGTGATGGTGTCGCGGGCGGGATCAGTGCTGCTGGAAGCCGATGCGATTGAGGCCTATCAGCGGGAGCTCCTGCCCCTGGCGGAGTTGATCACCCCCAACATCCATGAGGCGCGGCTGCTGAGCGGGTTGCCGGTGCAGAGCGCAGTTGATGTGGAACGGGCAGCCGCTGCCTTGTTGGAGCTCGGTTCTGGGGCGGTGCTGATCAAGGGGGGCGGCCTCGCCGACCTGCGTGGCTGCGACTACCTGCTTCAGCGCCAGGGTTCCGGCCAGTGGTTGCGGCACGCGCCGGTGGATACACCCCATAGCCATGGCAGTGGCTGCACTCTCGGTGCAGCGATCACGGCGTTTCAAGCCAGAGGTGTACCGCTGCCGGACGCCGTGCAGCAGGCCAAGCGCTTTGTGGAGCAGGGTCTGCGCTTTGGGCTAGCCATCGGGTCGGGTCAGGGTCCACTGTGTCACTGGCATCCGTGGCTTGATTCCGATGGCTGA
- a CDS encoding methyltransferase domain-containing protein, protein MAVPVLNESQRRKWDSSDDQLFYAEPRFVQHLDEAFRARLTALYRERIPARAVVLDLMSSWVSHLPDDVIYERVIGHGLNEKELAANKRLDSHWLQNLNLNQEIPLKSESVDAVLIVAGWQYLQYPEAIAAELLRITRPGGQVIVSFSNRMFFTKAPQIWADGSDRDHLTYVAEVLMAQGWPKPEIVAEETRAMGWKGLVGGKGDPFFSVIATKPQ, encoded by the coding sequence GTGGCGGTTCCGGTGCTCAACGAGTCCCAGCGCCGCAAGTGGGACAGCAGCGACGACCAGCTCTTCTACGCCGAGCCGCGCTTTGTGCAGCATCTCGATGAGGCCTTCCGCGCCCGCCTCACCGCGCTGTATCGCGAGCGCATCCCCGCGCGGGCCGTGGTGCTGGATCTGATGTCGAGCTGGGTTTCGCACCTGCCGGACGACGTGATCTACGAGCGGGTGATCGGCCATGGGCTCAATGAGAAGGAGCTCGCGGCCAACAAGCGGCTTGATAGCCATTGGCTGCAGAACCTCAACCTCAATCAGGAGATCCCGCTCAAAAGCGAGAGCGTGGATGCGGTGTTGATCGTGGCGGGTTGGCAATACCTGCAATATCCAGAGGCGATCGCGGCCGAGCTGTTGCGGATCACACGGCCCGGCGGTCAGGTGATCGTGTCGTTTTCGAATCGGATGTTTTTCACCAAAGCCCCCCAGATCTGGGCTGATGGGAGCGATCGAGATCACCTCACCTATGTGGCGGAGGTGTTGATGGCCCAGGGCTGGCCCAAGCCCGAGATCGTGGCCGAAGAAACCCGCGCCATGGGCTGGAAGGGGTTGGTGGGTGGCAAAGGCGACCCGTTCTTTTCTGTGATTGCCACCAAGCCGCAATGA
- a CDS encoding lysozyme inhibitor LprI family protein: MKRRILALAGATAALLGQAPSQAEQQQVCSEAGSTVEMSICVRAELEKKDRALKQAMQAIASEAAAVPSDRFLPLWEDTLTGFFKSTTNPQTQFEDFRKARSQACVYMNSLTFQGTGFGIFVTNCEIKLTNVLLEKLGN; the protein is encoded by the coding sequence ATGAAGCGACGGATCCTGGCTCTTGCAGGGGCGACTGCCGCGCTACTGGGGCAGGCACCAAGCCAGGCGGAGCAGCAGCAGGTCTGCAGTGAAGCGGGGAGCACCGTGGAGATGTCGATCTGCGTGCGGGCCGAGCTGGAGAAGAAAGACCGCGCCCTCAAGCAGGCGATGCAGGCGATCGCCAGCGAGGCCGCCGCCGTTCCCAGCGACCGGTTCCTGCCCCTCTGGGAAGACACGTTGACGGGCTTTTTCAAGAGCACAACCAATCCACAGACGCAGTTCGAGGACTTCCGCAAAGCCCGATCCCAGGCCTGCGTTTACATGAATTCGCTCACCTTCCAAGGCACCGGCTTCGGCATCTTCGTGACCAATTGCGAGATCAAGCTCACCAACGTGCTGCTGGAGAAACTTGGCAACTAG
- a CDS encoding NAD(P)-binding protein produces the protein MATSAPAVDLAVIGAGVAGCSLAAALRQRGWAGSLTLLEIGRGPGGRTATRHSRRDPGLALNHGAPLFNITAQPEPQLLAPLRRGGWIAPFSGAMHSLDGTGQLGAALPDPLSSGTLWQGQPQMDDLCRGLLAQAQQPAPVRLHSSTLVRALEPLSDGQGWRLLGREGQPLLECRWLVLSGTLLAHPRCQAVFGWPEVPLQQAAAQLGEPQLLEAASALAAIDAQASSNLLLSLSETGAAAWRQQPWRLLQFTAAAQQRWGIRRVSLQAMAGGRWGVVVESSAAFAERHLQVYGSRSSAAQLLGAAPAPEAEVRVIEALDQAVQEALGLSTAGAERQLMRWGAAFPKAPGLPPELSLCPDSRIGFCGDAIGGLGFGRVEGALRSAEALAEQLLPLLQASA, from the coding sequence TTGGCAACTAGCGCTCCTGCGGTGGATCTCGCCGTGATCGGTGCCGGCGTTGCCGGCTGCTCCCTCGCGGCAGCGCTGCGCCAACGGGGCTGGGCGGGATCGCTGACGCTGCTGGAGATCGGCCGCGGCCCCGGCGGCCGCACGGCCACCCGCCACTCGCGACGGGATCCGGGCTTGGCGCTCAACCACGGCGCGCCGCTGTTCAACATCACCGCCCAACCCGAACCACAGCTGCTGGCCCCCCTGCGCCGTGGCGGCTGGATCGCCCCCTTCAGCGGCGCGATGCACAGCCTCGATGGCACAGGGCAGCTGGGGGCGGCGCTGCCGGATCCGCTCAGCAGCGGCACCCTCTGGCAGGGACAACCGCAGATGGATGACCTCTGCCGCGGCCTGCTCGCACAGGCGCAGCAACCCGCGCCCGTGCGACTGCACAGCAGCACGCTGGTGCGCGCCCTAGAGCCCCTGAGCGATGGCCAGGGCTGGCGGCTGCTGGGGCGCGAGGGGCAACCGCTATTGGAGTGCCGCTGGCTTGTGCTCAGCGGCACCCTGCTGGCGCACCCCCGTTGCCAGGCGGTATTCGGCTGGCCTGAGGTGCCGTTGCAGCAGGCCGCAGCCCAGCTGGGAGAACCGCAGCTGCTGGAAGCGGCATCCGCCCTGGCTGCGATCGACGCCCAGGCCAGCAGCAACCTGCTGCTCAGCCTCAGCGAAACCGGTGCCGCGGCCTGGCGGCAACAACCCTGGCGCCTACTGCAGTTCACGGCCGCAGCGCAGCAGCGCTGGGGCATCCGGCGGGTGTCGCTGCAGGCAATGGCAGGCGGGCGCTGGGGCGTGGTGGTGGAATCCAGCGCCGCCTTCGCGGAGCGGCACCTTCAGGTGTATGGCTCGCGCTCCTCCGCCGCCCAGCTGCTGGGGGCCGCACCAGCGCCGGAGGCCGAGGTTCGAGTGATCGAAGCGCTGGATCAGGCCGTGCAGGAGGCTCTCGGCCTGAGCACCGCCGGCGCTGAACGCCAACTGATGCGCTGGGGGGCCGCCTTCCCCAAGGCGCCCGGCCTGCCCCCAGAGCTCAGCCTCTGCCCAGACAGCCGCATTGGTTTCTGCGGCGATGCCATCGGCGGCCTCGGCTTTGGCCGGGTGGAGGGTGCCCTGCGCAGCGCCGAAGCACTGGCTGAGCAGCTGCTGCCCCTACTGCAGGCCAGCGCCTAA
- a CDS encoding phytoene desaturase family protein yields MGSGLGGLCCGALAARHGLEVLVLEAHDRPGGAAHGFERRGFQFESGPSLWSGLGRWPSANPLAQVLRAVGESVPVVRYEEWGLLLPEGQLRIGVGAEPFLEAVRQLRGAAAVAEWRAFMAWLEPYCRAAGSLPLLAMRPGLGMAGVLGARGSATLLRQAPRLAALGGAFGPMARRHLRDPFLLHWVEMLCFLISGLPMDQTSAAAMATLFGEWFEPNASLDYPLGGSAAVAEALVRGLRRHGGELRCKAPVRQIRLDGNRAIGVELENGEHLDARLGVVSNASPWDTLALLPEDGVPRRWRRQTAATPACASFLHWHVGLRGGEAVDELPIHHVWVGDWERGIGAERNMLVFSMPSRLDPQLAPEGHQLLHAYSPANEPWELWRDLEPGSAAYEALKAERCGVFREVFSQLVPDLAERIVLELQGTPHTHRRYLRVHQGSYGPAIGADQSPFPGGSTPIEGLQLCGAGVFPGIGVPPVAVSGAMAAHSFVPAAQQKALIRELRL; encoded by the coding sequence GTGGGCAGCGGCCTTGGGGGCCTCTGCTGCGGCGCCTTGGCCGCGCGCCATGGCCTCGAGGTGCTGGTGCTCGAGGCCCACGATCGCCCCGGTGGGGCAGCCCATGGCTTTGAGCGGCGTGGCTTTCAGTTCGAATCGGGCCCCTCGCTGTGGAGCGGCCTGGGCCGCTGGCCCTCCGCCAACCCCTTGGCCCAGGTGCTGCGGGCCGTGGGGGAATCGGTGCCGGTGGTGCGCTACGAGGAGTGGGGCCTGTTGCTGCCGGAGGGGCAGCTGCGCATCGGCGTGGGAGCCGAGCCGTTCCTGGAGGCGGTGCGCCAGCTGAGGGGGGCGGCTGCGGTTGCTGAGTGGCGGGCGTTCATGGCCTGGCTGGAGCCCTACTGCCGCGCCGCTGGATCGCTGCCGCTGCTGGCGATGCGGCCTGGCTTGGGTATGGCAGGGGTGCTGGGTGCGCGTGGTTCGGCCACGCTGCTGCGCCAGGCGCCGCGGCTGGCCGCTCTGGGTGGGGCTTTTGGGCCGATGGCGCGGCGGCATCTGCGCGATCCCTTCCTGCTCCATTGGGTGGAGATGCTCTGTTTTCTGATCTCCGGCTTGCCGATGGATCAGACCAGCGCCGCCGCCATGGCCACCCTGTTTGGCGAATGGTTTGAGCCGAACGCCAGCCTCGACTACCCCCTCGGCGGCAGCGCCGCGGTGGCCGAAGCACTGGTGCGCGGTCTGCGGCGTCACGGCGGTGAGCTGCGCTGCAAGGCCCCAGTGCGCCAGATCCGCCTGGATGGCAACCGCGCGATTGGCGTGGAGCTGGAGAACGGCGAGCATCTGGATGCACGGCTCGGGGTGGTGAGCAATGCCAGCCCCTGGGACACGTTGGCCCTGCTGCCCGAAGACGGTGTGCCGCGGCGCTGGCGCCGGCAAACCGCCGCGACGCCGGCCTGCGCCAGCTTCCTGCACTGGCATGTGGGGTTGCGCGGTGGCGAGGCGGTTGACGAGCTACCGATCCACCACGTGTGGGTGGGCGACTGGGAGCGCGGCATCGGTGCGGAGCGCAACATGCTCGTGTTCTCGATGCCCTCACGGCTTGATCCGCAGCTGGCGCCCGAGGGCCATCAGCTCCTGCATGCCTACAGCCCGGCCAATGAACCCTGGGAGCTCTGGCGGGATCTCGAGCCCGGCAGCGCGGCCTATGAGGCCCTTAAGGCGGAGCGCTGCGGCGTCTTCCGCGAGGTGTTCAGCCAGCTGGTGCCGGATCTGGCGGAACGCATCGTGCTCGAACTGCAGGGCACGCCCCACACGCACCGCCGCTATCTACGCGTGCATCAGGGGAGCTATGGCCCGGCCATCGGCGCGGATCAGTCGCCCTTCCCTGGTGGCAGCACGCCGATCGAGGGGCTACAGCTCTGCGGTGCCGGCGTGTTCCCGGGGATCGGCGTGCCACCGGTGGCTGTGAGCGGCGCCATGGCCGCCCACAGTTTTGTGCCAGCGGCCCAGCAGAAGGCGTTGATTCGGGAGCTGAGGCTTTAG
- a CDS encoding methyltransferase domain-containing protein produces the protein MTHSPAPDTGSWWDQRYREGSDRWELGAPAPPLQTFLAEHAQAPKPPAQVLVPGCGRGHEAAFLAALGFVVVGLDFSAEAIAEARRLHGEVPARLRWLQADLMDEAALAAAGLGPGSCDGVLEHTCYCAIDPGLRPAYRKSVARLIRPQGWLLGLFWCHGRPGGPPYGSDADQLVADFTAAGFSQELWQPATNSAPGPDNQPRDNEWLGLWRRAAH, from the coding sequence ATGACCCACTCCCCTGCTCCCGATACCGGTTCCTGGTGGGATCAGCGCTACCGCGAGGGCAGCGATCGCTGGGAGCTGGGTGCTCCGGCGCCCCCACTGCAGACCTTTCTCGCGGAACACGCCCAGGCGCCGAAGCCGCCCGCTCAGGTGCTGGTGCCGGGCTGCGGCCGCGGCCATGAAGCTGCGTTTCTGGCTGCCCTGGGCTTTGTCGTGGTGGGGTTGGATTTCAGCGCCGAGGCGATCGCGGAGGCGCGCCGTTTGCATGGTGAAGTGCCCGCTCGCCTGCGATGGCTTCAGGCCGATCTGATGGATGAGGCCGCGTTGGCGGCGGCGGGATTAGGCCCAGGCAGCTGCGATGGGGTGCTGGAGCACACCTGTTATTGCGCCATTGATCCAGGCTTGCGGCCTGCCTATCGCAAGAGCGTGGCGCGGCTGATCAGGCCCCAGGGCTGGCTGCTCGGGCTGTTCTGGTGCCATGGCCGCCCGGGCGGGCCGCCGTATGGCAGCGATGCCGATCAGCTGGTGGCCGACTTCACAGCGGCTGGTTTCAGTCAGGAGCTCTGGCAGCCCGCCACCAATTCCGCCCCAGGCCCCGACAATCAACCGCGTGACAACGAATGGCTCGGCCTCTGGCGCCGGGCTGCACACTGA
- a CDS encoding ion channel → MVSEDRRGGWLRHWREPYLLALAMSWPAFLALVALVYLAINLLFAGLYVLDPAGIGGVTGETVSFAEAFFFSVQTLGSIGYGVLHPVSLYAHLVVTAESLSGLLFIALTTGLAFARFSRSTARIRFSHLAVVHTYNGSPTLAFRLANERRNGLLEARLRLFLSVDEVSAEGHRMRRLKPLALERDQGIAFLLIWTAMHRIDASSPLHGMGPDQLRELNAELVVSFSGIDETLERPVHARTSWPAERIAFGCCFVDMLHNINGEPGIDWSLFDRTRLCPAD, encoded by the coding sequence TTGGTCTCTGAGGATCGTCGCGGTGGCTGGCTGCGGCACTGGCGTGAGCCTTATCTCCTGGCGCTGGCCATGTCATGGCCGGCCTTTTTGGCCTTAGTGGCCCTGGTTTACCTCGCGATCAACCTGCTGTTTGCGGGGTTGTATGTGCTGGATCCAGCCGGGATCGGTGGCGTCACCGGTGAGACCGTCAGCTTCGCTGAGGCCTTTTTCTTCAGTGTGCAAACCCTCGGCTCCATCGGCTACGGCGTGCTCCACCCGGTGAGCCTTTACGCCCATCTCGTGGTCACGGCGGAATCCCTGAGTGGGTTGTTGTTCATTGCCCTCACCACCGGTTTGGCCTTCGCGCGCTTTTCACGTAGCACAGCGCGGATTCGCTTCTCCCATCTGGCGGTGGTTCACACCTACAACGGCTCGCCCACGTTGGCGTTTCGTTTGGCCAATGAACGCCGCAATGGGTTGCTGGAGGCACGGTTGCGGCTGTTTCTCTCGGTGGATGAGGTGAGCGCTGAGGGCCATCGCATGCGCCGTCTCAAGCCATTGGCCCTCGAGCGCGATCAGGGCATTGCCTTTTTGTTGATCTGGACGGCCATGCACCGCATCGATGCCAGCAGTCCGCTGCATGGGATGGGTCCGGATCAGTTGCGGGAGCTCAATGCAGAGCTGGTGGTGTCGTTCTCGGGGATCGATGAAACCTTGGAGCGGCCGGTGCATGCCCGCACCAGCTGGCCAGCGGAGCGCATCGCCTTCGGCTGCTGCTTTGTCGACATGCTGCACAACATCAACGGCGAACCTGGCATCGATTGGTCGCTGTTTGATCGCACCCGCCTCTGCCCTGCTGATTGA